A single window of Lynx canadensis isolate LIC74 chromosome C2, mLynCan4.pri.v2, whole genome shotgun sequence DNA harbors:
- the KCNJ15 gene encoding ATP-sensitive inward rectifier potassium channel 15, producing the protein MDAVHLSVSSAPLVRQPSGGGLKTNRPRVMSKSGHSNVRIDKVDGIYLLYLQDLWTTVIDMKWRYKLTLFAATFVMTWFLFGVIYYAIAFIHGDLEPSEDVSNHTPCIMKVDSLTGAFLFSLESQTTIGYGVRSITEECPHAIFLLVAQLVITTLIEIFITGTFLAKIARPKKRAETIKFSHCAVITKQNGKLCLVIQVANMRKSLLIQCQLSGKLLQTHVTKEGERILLNQATVKFHVDSSSESPFLILPMTFYHVLDETSPLRDLTPQNLKEKEFELVVLLNATVESTSAVCQSRTSYIPEEIYWGFEFVPVVSLSKNGKYVADFSQFEQIRKSPDCTFYCADSEKQKLEEKYRQEEQRERELRTLLLQQSNV; encoded by the coding sequence ATGGACGCCGTTCACCTCAGCGTGTCCAGTGCTCCCCTTGTGAGGCAGCCTTCAGGAGGTGGACTCAAGACCAACAGGCCCCGAGTCATGTCCAAGAGTGGGCACAGCAATGTGCGAATTGACAAAGTGGATGGCATATACTTACTGTACCTTCAAGACTTGTGGACCACCGTCATCGACATGAAGTGGAGATACAAGCTCACCCTGTTTGCCGCCACGTTCGTGATGACGTGGTTCCTTTTTGGAGTGATCTACTACGCCATCGCGTTCATTCATGGGGACTTAGAGCCGAGCGAGGACGTTTCGAATCACACCCCCTGCATCATGAAGGTGGACTCTCTCACTGGGGCGTTTCTCTTTTCCCTGGAATCCCAGACGACCATTGGCTACGGAGTCCGTTCCATCACGGAGGAATGCCCTCATGCCATTTTCCTGTTGGTCGCTCAGCTGGTCATCACAACCTTGATTGAGATCTTCATCACAGGCACCTTTCTGGCCAAGATTGCCAGACCCAAAAAGCGGGCGGAGACCATCAAGTTCAGCCACTGCGCGGTCATCACCAAGCAGAACGGGAAGCTGTGTTTGGTGATCCAGGTGGCCAACATGAGGAAGAGCCTCCTGATCCAATGCCAGCTCTCTGGCAAGCTCCTGCAGACCCATGTCACCAAGGAGGGGGAGCGGATCCTGCTCAACCAAGCCACCGTCAAATTCCACGTGGACTCCTCTTCGGAGAGCCCCTTCCTCATTTTGCCCATGACATTCTACCACGTGCTGGATGAGACGAGCCCCCTGAGAGACCTCACGCCCCAAAACCTGAAGGAAAAGGAGTTTGAGCTCGTCGTCCTCCTCAATGCCACCGTGGAATCCACCAGCGCGGTCTGCCAGAGCCGCACGTCTTATATCCCAGAGGAGATCTACTGGGGCTTTGAATTTGTGCCTGTAGTTTCTCTCTCCAAGAACGGAAAGTACGTGGCTGATTTCAGTCAGTTCGAACAGATCCGAAAGAGCCCAGATTGCACCTTTTACTGTGCGGATTCTGAGAAGCAGAAACTTGAGGAGAAGTACaggcaggaggagcagagggaaagggagctgAGAACTCTTTTGTTACAACAGAGCAACGTCTGA